In Deinococcota bacterium, the genomic stretch GACCTCGTCTTTGACCCGCAGGAAGGGGAAAACCTGGCCCTCGACGTGGCGCACGGGGCGGTGCTTGCCGAGATGCGGGGGAGGCTCGAGCGCTGGATGAAGGACACCAGCGACCCGCTGCTCGAGGGACCCGTTCTTGTGCCTCCAGGCACCAAGGAAAAAAGTCCTGACGCCGTCTCACCCAAGGAGGCCTGAGCTTGCGCATTCTCTATATCGACATCGACTCGCTGCGGCCCGATCACCTGGGCTGCTACGGCTACGCCCGCCCCACCTCGCCGATGATGGACACTATTGCCAAGGAGAGCGTCCGCTTCACCAACTTCTTCGCCTCGGACAGCCCCTGCGTGCCCTCGCGCGCGGCCCTCATGAGCGCCCGCCCCGGCATCCAAAACGGTGTCGTCGCGCACGAGAACACGCCCAAAGGCAGCACCATGCGCTACGGTAACGCTCAGCGCTACGGCGACGCGCCCTTTTTCATGCACCATCTGCTGCACGCGGGCATGCGCACAATTTCGTTCTCGAGCTTCGCCGACCGCCACTACGCGGGCTGGTTTCACTTCGGCTTCAGGGAGTTCCATCTGGCTAGCTTGAAGGGCGGCAACGAGGACGCCATTGAGGTCAACGCCGCCGTGCTGCCCTGGCTCGAGCGCTTTGCGGGCGAGGACGGCTGGTTCTTGCACCTCAACTACTGGGACCCGCACACGCTCTACACCGAACCGCTCGAGTACATGCACAAGATGGCCGAACACCCCGCGCCCGCCTGGCCCGACGCGGCCACCATCAAAGCGCAGCAAGCGCTCGTCGGCATCCGCACCCCCAGGACGCTGTGGGCGGACAACCCGCACGAGGGCTTCGGCAGGAGCCGTGTGCCGACCATGCCCGACAGGGTGGGCAACCGCGCCGACTTCGAGCACCTGGTGAACGGCTACGACGGCGCGATCCGTTACCTCGACGAGCATCTGGCGCGAGTGTTCGACGTGCTCGAGGCTCAGGGCGTCCTGAGCGAGACGGCCGTCATCATTTCCGCCGACCACGGTGAGGCCTTTGGCGAGCTCGGCCAGTACATGGAGCACGGCGCCGCCACCCCCGCGACCAACCGCGTGCCCCTCATCGTCCGCTGGCCGGGCGTCACCGACGG encodes the following:
- a CDS encoding sulfatase-like hydrolase/transferase, producing MRILYIDIDSLRPDHLGCYGYARPTSPMMDTIAKESVRFTNFFASDSPCVPSRAALMSARPGIQNGVVAHENTPKGSTMRYGNAQRYGDAPFFMHHLLHAGMRTISFSSFADRHYAGWFHFGFREFHLASLKGGNEDAIEVNAAVLPWLERFAGEDGWFLHLNYWDPHTLYTEPLEYMHKMAEHPAPAWPDAATIKAQQALVGIRTPRTLWADNPHEGFGRSRVPTMPDRVGNRADFEHLVNGYDGAIRYLDEHLARVFDVLEAQGVLSETAVIISADHGEAFGELGQYMEHGAATPATNRVPLIVRWPGVTDGAAGRVRDELLLNIDLAPTVSEALGLEPPAGWAGRSFLPLLKGGDLAQPRDHLVFSHGLHTRQRAVYDGRWLLVRSYHPSYYLYPPRMLFDLSADPYLTNDLAEGLPEQVAVMDALLVSWERENVAATGLPDPMRDIQGEAPAIIGAPAAYLERLRGEGRERDADRLLEQWARLEADYAPPPLDQAMD